From a single Phacochoerus africanus isolate WHEZ1 chromosome 11, ROS_Pafr_v1, whole genome shotgun sequence genomic region:
- the LOC125111950 gene encoding olfactory receptor 958-like, whose amino-acid sequence MQNYTSVTEFILLGIPNTRGLEIMLFVLFLAFYLFTLLGNVLIFLTILVSSNLHTPMYFFLGNLSVFDIFFPSVSSPKMMLYLAGQSRTISYQGCTSQLFFYHVLGGTECFLYTVMAYDRFVAVCHPLRYMVIMNRKVCIGLTLGTWLGGCLHGSILTFLVFTLPYCGPNEVDNFFCDIPVVLPLACADSSLAQVVSFTNVDVVTLTCFFLILTSYGRIVLSILKISSSEGRRRAFSTCSAHLTSIVLFYGPVMLIYLWPASSPWLDSVIQVLNNIVTPSLNPLIYTLRNKDVKLALRKVLTQVVPISGI is encoded by the coding sequence ATGCAGAACTACACTTCCGTGACCGAGTTCATCCTGCTGGGGATTCCTAACACCAGAGGGCTGGAGATCATGCTCTTTGTCCTCTTTTTGGCCTTCTATCTCTTCACCTTGCTGGGAAATGTGCTCATCTTCCTCACCATCCTAGTGTCCTCcaacctccacacccccatgtatttcttcctgggaAACCTGTCAGTGTTTGACATCTTTTTCCCTTCCGTGAGTTCCCCCAAGATGATGCTCTACCTAGCGGGACAAAGTCGGACCATTTCTTACCAGGGCTGCACCTCCCAGCTCTTCTTTTATCATGTCCTGGGTGGTACGGAGTGTTTCCTCTACACTGTGATGGCTTATGACCGCTTTGTGGCTGTTTGTCACCCTTTGCGGTACATGGTTATCATGAACCGCAAGGTGTGTATCGGCTTGACCTTGGGCACTTGGCTGGGCGGCTGCCTCCACGGCAGTATCCTCACATTTCTTGTCTTCACGTTACCCTACTGTGGCCCCAATGAGGTGGACAATTTCTTCTGTGATATCCCAGTGGTGCTGCCCCTGGCCTGTGCAGACAGCTCTCTGGCTCAGGTGGTGAGTTTCACAAACGTGGATGTTGTGACTCTGACATGCTTTTTCCTTATCCTCACTTCCTATGGCCGCATTGTCCTTTCCATACTGAAGATCAGTTCCTCTGAAGGCAGGCGCCGAGCCTTTTCAACCTGCAGTGCCCACCTGACTTCAATCGTCTTGTTCTATGGGCCTGTGATGCTTATTTACCTCTGGCCTGCTTCCAGCCCCTGGCTAGATTCTGTTATTCAAGTGTTAAATAATATTGTCACTCCTTCCCTTAATCCTTTGATTTACACCTTGAGAAACAAGGATGTAAAATTGGCTCTGAGGAAAGTATTAACTCAAGTGGTCCCCATTTCTGGGATATAA